The Acropora muricata isolate sample 2 chromosome 5, ASM3666990v1, whole genome shotgun sequence genome includes a window with the following:
- the LOC136917935 gene encoding embryonic polyadenylate-binding protein A-like isoform X2 codes for MQGIPGAGKVPCARGICSLPTGGVHEQHPESGRPEGPNQGLQGMAKSLQVQGPGGMPAQRPAGKFGRNDRKQRRGRPLAVSMQPQPVQQAIYIPGQEPLNSRELAAASPQEQKQIIGERLYPLIQATHPDQAGKITGMLLEIDNAELLHMLESREALAAKIQEAVLVLRAHSAQEKGEIKNGKGKIGWNARKQRRGRPLAVSMQPQPVQQAIYIPGQEPLNSRELAAASPQEQKQIIGERLYPLIQATHPDQAGKITGMLLEIDNAELLHMLESREALAAKTQEAVSVLRAHSAQERGEIKNEKGKTGRNARKQPRGRPLAVSMQPQPEQQAIYIPGQEPLNSRELAAASPQEQKQIIGERLYPLIQATHPDQAGKITGMLLEIDNAELLHMLESREALAAKIQEAVLVLKAHSAQERGKIKNGKGKIGWNSRKQRRGRPLAVSMQPQPVQHAIYIPGQEPLNSRELAAASPQEQKQIIGERLYPLIQSTHPDQAGKITGMLLEIDNAELLHMLESREALAAKTQEAVSVLGAHSAKKIAQRKNKSSFSSK; via the coding sequence ATGCAAGGTATACCAGGAGCTGGAAAAGTGCCTTGTGCAAGGGGAATTTGTTCTCTGCCTACTGGTGGTGTGCATGAGCAGCACCCAGAGTCAGGCAGACCCGAGGGACCCAACCAAGGCCTTCAAGGCATGGCGAAATCACTTCAGGTGCAAGGACCTGGAGGAATGCCAGCTCAAAGGCCAGCCGGGAAATTTGGACGCAATGATCGGAAACAACGACGTGGACGTCCTCTGGCTGTTTCGATGCAACCACAACCAGTGCAGCAAGCCATCTACATACCTGGCCAAGAGCCATTAAATTCTAGAGAGTTGGCAGCAGCCTCACCTCAAGAACAGAAACAGATCATCGGTGAGCGCCTTTACCCCTTGATCCAGGCCACTCACCCCGATCAAGCTGGCAAGATCACGGGCATGCTGTTAGAGATCGACAATGCAGAGCTATTACACATGCTCGAGTCTCGTGAGGCCCTGGCTGCGAAGATTCAGGAAGCTGTGTTGGTATTGAGAGCCCATAGCGCACAGGAAAAAGGGGAAATAAAGAATGGGAAAGGAAAGATTGGATGGAATGCTCGGAAACAACGACGTGGACGTCCACTGGCTGTTTCGATGCAACCACAACCAGTGCAGCAAGCCATCTACATACCTGGCCAAGAGCCATTAAATTCTAGAGAGTTGGCAGCAGCCTCACCTCAAGAACAGAAACAGATCATCGGTGAGCGCCTTTACCCCTTGATCCAGGCCACTCACCCCGATCAAGCTGGCAAGATCACGGGCATGCTGTTAGAGATCGACAATGCAGAGCTATTACACATGCTCGAGTCTCGTGAGGCCCTGGCTGCGAAAACTCAGGAAGCTGTGTCGGTGTTGAGAGCCCATAGCGCACAGGAAAGAGGGGAAATAAAGAATGAGAAAGGAAAGACTGGACGGAATGCTCGGAAACAACCACGTGGACGTCCTCTGGCTGTTTCGATGCAACCACAACCAGAGCAGCAAGCCATCTACATACCTGGCCAAGAGCCATTAAATTCTAGAGAGTTGGCAGCAGCCTCACCTCAAGAACAGAAACAGATCATCGGTGAGCGCCTTTACCCCTTGATCCAGGCCACTCACCCGGATCAAGCTGGCAAGATCACGGGTATGCTGTTAGAGATCGACAATGCAGAGCTATTGCACATGCTCGAGTCTCGTGAGGCCCTGGCTGCGAAGATTCAAGAAGCTGTGTTGGTATTGAAAGCCCATAGCGCACAGGAAAGAGGGAAAATAAAGAATGGGAAAGGAAAGATTGGATGGAATTCTCGGAAACAACGACGTGGACGTCCTCTGGCTGTTTCGATGCAACCACAACCAGTGCAGCACGCCATCTACATACCTGGCCAAGAGCCATTAAATTCTAGAGAGTTGGCAGCAGCCTCACCTCAAGAACAGAAACAGATCATCGGTGAGCGCCTTTACCCCTTGATCCAGTCCACTCACCCCGATCAAGCTGGCAAGATCACGGGCATGCTGTTAGAGATCGACAATGCAGAGCTATTGCACATGCTCGAGTCTCGTGAGGCCCTGGCTGCGAAGACTCAGGAAGCTGTGTCGGTATTGGGGGCCCATAGCGCAAAGAAAATTGCTCAGAGAAAGAATAAAAGTTCTTTTTCCTCCAAGTGA
- the LOC136917935 gene encoding uncharacterized protein isoform X1, with product MDSGQVTELLECPVCFKQLDQTCKVLPCQHTFCRQCLRDIVQGSNELRCPECRILVEKDVDDLPANIFLVRFLESLKVVQHRKESLDGTGKETRDNVPDKDKKKLYASRTQKQAGGAVQPSVMQGIPGAGKVPCARGICSLPTGGVHEQHPESGRPEGPNQGLQGMAKSLQVQGPGGMPAQRPAGKFGRNDRKQRRGRPLAVSMQPQPVQQAIYIPGQEPLNSRELAAASPQEQKQIIGERLYPLIQATHPDQAGKITGMLLEIDNAELLHMLESREALAAKIQEAVLVLRAHSAQEKGEIKNGKGKIGWNARKQRRGRPLAVSMQPQPVQQAIYIPGQEPLNSRELAAASPQEQKQIIGERLYPLIQATHPDQAGKITGMLLEIDNAELLHMLESREALAAKTQEAVSVLRAHSAQERGEIKNEKGKTGRNARKQPRGRPLAVSMQPQPEQQAIYIPGQEPLNSRELAAASPQEQKQIIGERLYPLIQATHPDQAGKITGMLLEIDNAELLHMLESREALAAKIQEAVLVLKAHSAQERGKIKNGKGKIGWNSRKQRRGRPLAVSMQPQPVQHAIYIPGQEPLNSRELAAASPQEQKQIIGERLYPLIQSTHPDQAGKITGMLLEIDNAELLHMLESREALAAKTQEAVSVLGAHSAKKIAQRKNKSSFSSK from the exons ATGGACTCGGGGCAGGTCACAGAACTTTTGGAGTGCCCGGTTTGTTTTAAACAATTGGATCAAACGTGTAAAGTTTTGCCGTGTCAACACACTTTCTGTCGACAATGTTTGAGGGACATTGTCCAGGGAAGTAACGAATTGCGATGCCCAGAGTGTAGGATTCTTGTCGAAAAGGACGTCGACGATTTACCGGCGAATATCTTCCTCGTGAGGTTTCTGGAAAGTTTGAAAGTGGTACAACACCGAAAGGAATCCTTGGACGGCACTGGTAAAGAAACAAGAGATAATGTTCCTGATAAG GACAAAAAAAAGCTGTATGCTTCCAGGACTCAGAAGCAGGCTGGGGGAGCAGTCCAACCTTCAGTAATGCAAGGTATACCAGGAGCTGGAAAAGTGCCTTGTGCAAGGGGAATTTGTTCTCTGCCTACTGGTGGTGTGCATGAGCAGCACCCAGAGTCAGGCAGACCCGAGGGACCCAACCAAGGCCTTCAAGGCATGGCGAAATCACTTCAGGTGCAAGGACCTGGAGGAATGCCAGCTCAAAGGCCAGCCGGGAAATTTGGACGCAATGATCGGAAACAACGACGTGGACGTCCTCTGGCTGTTTCGATGCAACCACAACCAGTGCAGCAAGCCATCTACATACCTGGCCAAGAGCCATTAAATTCTAGAGAGTTGGCAGCAGCCTCACCTCAAGAACAGAAACAGATCATCGGTGAGCGCCTTTACCCCTTGATCCAGGCCACTCACCCCGATCAAGCTGGCAAGATCACGGGCATGCTGTTAGAGATCGACAATGCAGAGCTATTACACATGCTCGAGTCTCGTGAGGCCCTGGCTGCGAAGATTCAGGAAGCTGTGTTGGTATTGAGAGCCCATAGCGCACAGGAAAAAGGGGAAATAAAGAATGGGAAAGGAAAGATTGGATGGAATGCTCGGAAACAACGACGTGGACGTCCACTGGCTGTTTCGATGCAACCACAACCAGTGCAGCAAGCCATCTACATACCTGGCCAAGAGCCATTAAATTCTAGAGAGTTGGCAGCAGCCTCACCTCAAGAACAGAAACAGATCATCGGTGAGCGCCTTTACCCCTTGATCCAGGCCACTCACCCCGATCAAGCTGGCAAGATCACGGGCATGCTGTTAGAGATCGACAATGCAGAGCTATTACACATGCTCGAGTCTCGTGAGGCCCTGGCTGCGAAAACTCAGGAAGCTGTGTCGGTGTTGAGAGCCCATAGCGCACAGGAAAGAGGGGAAATAAAGAATGAGAAAGGAAAGACTGGACGGAATGCTCGGAAACAACCACGTGGACGTCCTCTGGCTGTTTCGATGCAACCACAACCAGAGCAGCAAGCCATCTACATACCTGGCCAAGAGCCATTAAATTCTAGAGAGTTGGCAGCAGCCTCACCTCAAGAACAGAAACAGATCATCGGTGAGCGCCTTTACCCCTTGATCCAGGCCACTCACCCGGATCAAGCTGGCAAGATCACGGGTATGCTGTTAGAGATCGACAATGCAGAGCTATTGCACATGCTCGAGTCTCGTGAGGCCCTGGCTGCGAAGATTCAAGAAGCTGTGTTGGTATTGAAAGCCCATAGCGCACAGGAAAGAGGGAAAATAAAGAATGGGAAAGGAAAGATTGGATGGAATTCTCGGAAACAACGACGTGGACGTCCTCTGGCTGTTTCGATGCAACCACAACCAGTGCAGCACGCCATCTACATACCTGGCCAAGAGCCATTAAATTCTAGAGAGTTGGCAGCAGCCTCACCTCAAGAACAGAAACAGATCATCGGTGAGCGCCTTTACCCCTTGATCCAGTCCACTCACCCCGATCAAGCTGGCAAGATCACGGGCATGCTGTTAGAGATCGACAATGCAGAGCTATTGCACATGCTCGAGTCTCGTGAGGCCCTGGCTGCGAAGACTCAGGAAGCTGTGTCGGTATTGGGGGCCCATAGCGCAAAGAAAATTGCTCAGAGAAAGAATAAAAGTTCTTTTTCCTCCAAGTGA